The genomic region CTCACATTGCTGCTGGCAAGAACCCAGACAGGGGCTGTCAGAGCACAGGAAAACAACTAAAGACAGTGTTGGAAGAGTGAATGCAAACAGTGGCACCTTTAACAGTTGTAAACATCTACCTGTCTTGGGTAAAGCAGGAAAACTTAATTCAGGCACACCAAATTCTGGAACAAGCTGAATGCCGGCTCGTGTACAGAGTTCCCTCCAGGCTACagattttgtatttgctttataTTGGTGTTGATGTTTGGTATTCTCTGTGGGGTGTGgcttttttaacattaatttatCCTGTTTTCAGAATGTTGTTACATGTCTTCATGTTCTAGATCTGCATTGTTTTGCATAGAGAGGGGAAGACATGTAGTAGCATAGCACTGGTGCTTATAGCATGGATGTGCTTGCTGACTTGAGACTGGAGCAGACTTCCTGgatgtttccattaaaatgacAGATGAACAACAGTTGTTGTTGAAAGGTGTGCTTGTTTCAGACTGCGTTGGAGTTGTGAATGGCTTATGTCACTGACAGTGTTAGAGACGTTTGTGGAGTCAGAACTATAGCACCAGAATGTTGATCTGGGCACCTCATTTGGGAGCGTGAGAACTACATGTTTCTTAATACAAGCTTACACTATGGAAGGCAGTTTCGTGGTGGGAGGCAAGGGGCTTATCGTAGATTTAAGAGCATGCATCTAAACGTGAAATCATTTGAGACAAGTGTTCTGTATTTGAACTACCTTATTGTAAACTTTAGAAAAAAgagcagttaaaaataaaagatcaaaaATGTGGGTAAAGCTTTGTTTTTGATTAGTCCTGCATGAAAACTCATAATGGAACTGCTGGCATACTGCATTTGGTATTTGTAGGAAGGAGTTCCTTCAGCAGTGTTCCAACAAAGACCATAAGAGCAATGCAACATTTAGGCTGCAGCTAaggaagaagattaaaaaaaaaaaagaatagaaaaagcCCCTTTTATTCCTTCTAGGAGAGCTTTATATATAGATAATGTAAAAGCTTGCAATTTGTGATAGGTTTTTTATTAGCGAAGACTGTCGGGTAGATTGAAATCAGTTTTATAGTGCCTTGGCAGACTCTTGTAAGAGACTTTAGTAAATGTATATTTTCACTGTAGATGGGCAGAAAAATTGGATCAGCTGACAGATACTGCTACAAAAGACCCAGAGGGGTTTTTGGGACATCCTGTAAATGCATTCAAGTTGATGAAACGGCTTAACACAGAGTGGGGTGAACTGGAGAGCCTGGTTCTGAAGGACATGTCAGATGGTAAGTGTGCCTGTAGTAAGAACAAGGATCACGTTATAATTACATTTACTTGACTATGTCTTTCACATGTCGTGGTTTGAATTAGATTTGTAAGTCTGCTTCTGAGGtgctttcataaaaaataatcctaGAAGACCTGCCATTTTGCTGTCAGTGTGCTATAATTTGAGCTTTACAAAAATTTAGGAAAACTGCGATGTTTAAACTGAATAATCTCCTTGGATGCTTTAAATTTTGCAAGGGATCAGGACTTCCTTCATGTACTCTCCCACTTCTTGCAAACTAGTATTTTAGGAAATTTCGTCTCTAAGTGTGATGACTCCGTTGAACTGGAAAAAGGGAGCAAAACTCTTCTGAGTGCAAGACATGTGGGGCTGTCTTTAAGTATGGTCAAGTGCTGTTGCTGCTGATATGCCCAGAGTTGTTAAGGTGTGATGGTTCGAAACCTGAGTGTTGGCAGAGACTGGGCATTTGTGGAACTGATGTAAATTAGTGTAGTAAACACTTTGCTGCCTCTTTTCTTCAGGAAGACTAGAAGCTCTTCAGTAGGGAACAGGACATAAAATAGCGGATTGTGAAAGACACTTAGCAGCAAGGAAGCTGGGATGATTATATTTGACGTGTGAGTATCTGCCTCAACAACTAACTAAAACCAAGTGTAGGCTTGTAGTAAGAAATGATAAAAAAGTGGAGCTTTCAAAAAAGACCCAGGGTTAGTCTCTGATATGGATTGAGCACATTCAGCTTCCCTGTTGCTGCTGTGAGGGACTGAATATGGCAACTGAAAAGACTCTGCACTTGCCAGCCAGAAATCTGGGCCAGTGCATCTGAAGTCCTTTTTCtgaatgaggggaaaaataaagtggactattttgttttaagaaaattgtcaggaaaaaggaaaatattggggGAAGCATAGTATAGTAAAAGAAAGGATGCACAGGAGTGAAAGGatgtggtatttttttaaaggaggaacACCTTTCCATAAACTAAGTGTTATCAGGTCTGAATAGTTAAAGACTACTAGAGTGtgacaaaaatcacaaatttggccagttcattattttttggttggttttgcaGCTGAGTGTTGCATACTatgctttgtttggttttggtcatgctgcttatttttctaCTGGTGGATATTAGATGAACTTAACAAACATCATATTGGCACTGTCCCTAGTTAACACTGTAAAGCTTGTTGTGCTTCTGGATCTTGGGACAAAAGAGTTTGTTGAGTACAAGAgttacttttctgaaaatgccaGAGTGGCTGTCAGTTTGTTCAAAATTAGGTTCTCATGGTGGACTTTGATGCTGTTCCTTTTGGTGGCTGTGTGTATCAGGATGCTGGTGCTGCGCTCCTCGGCTGCTGTCCTGGCTCTCTGGAGTTCTATTTCCTTCAGCAGTACAAACAGCCCACCAGCCTCTTGACTGTGCagaagcagaaggggaaaaatagcaTCAGCCCTCTCACTGAAGAGAGGATAGTGCACCAGCTCTACAGGAAGGCCCTTCGAGTAACAGCAATAGCAgtggttgtgtgtgtgttcacCAGAGAGGAGTAGGAACCTTTCATAGCAGGGGAGATGATTATGTGTGACTCTAATGACTGGGGAACAGTTCCtagagagaatatttttttactttatagACCCTGCTTATGTTCTGTTCCATAAACGTCATCCTGGTGCTTCTTTAAAAAGCCCCCAAGCCCcgaggtttttctttttgattgttcctttgctttcttttcacaaaaaaaaaaaaaaaattgaaatgctaACCTTTCATCATGGACCGTGAGTTCAATTCAGAGTTGTTTGAAGATGGATCTTGAGAAACCTTTTAACTTTAACCTTTCTCGGGTTTCTATGTAAATACTTTTAATGCCCAAGTCTACAGAAAGCAGTTAGGTTCACAGTGGCTGCTTAGTTGACTAAAGTCATGTCAAAAGCTCTTTGCAGTTAGACATcagcatttctggttttcatctttttattgaCCAGCTTTAATCTTTACACTGCTATTCTTagcactgtttgttttttttcctcttctaaattatttgtaaattcCATGTTACTAAATGAAAAGCCTTTTGGATGGCAGATTGAGCGTAATGGTTGCAAAAACTACCAATATATTATCTGTAATGTTCTCCATGTGGGGGTGGTCTTTTTGTTctatgtaacttttttttaacctgttaaGACAAAAATAGTTTCTGCGTGAAACCAAAGGGGTACTCCTGTCCTTTAGAAACAAACTTAGGGCGTTTGTTGGTGCTCTGCAGGGCTAATAGCTCTTCCTGACTTATTAATGGCCTTTCCTGAAATGTTAGCTTTCCTTGGAGTAGGGAGTCATTTCATGCATAGAGTTTATAGAATTCTTGGGAAAAAGGAGGCCAAGTGTTTCACTGTCTTTCCCAGGCTTTATCTCCAACATGACTATCCAGCGGCAGTTTTTTCCAAATGATGAAGATCAGACTGGTGCAGCAAAAGCCCTCTTGCGGCTTCAGGACACGTATAATTTGGACACAGACACCCTCTCAAGAGGGAATCTTCCAGGTAAGAGTCATTGATGTTATTTTCAGAACACACTGTGAACTTTTACTAAATGCCCTGATTACAAAGCATTTGACTGTGTTCTATCTTGTTTAACTGCGTAGTGTGAAGGTAACAATAGGAAAACATTTGAGCTAGCTAAGAATTTATGAAAAGTGGCGTGATGTGGGTTGTTGAATACAGGTTGATGTAGGTGTCAGTTTTAATTCTGCCACACCTCGAGAGGAACCTGTTTGCTTCAGGCTGTGCTGGTGAAGAGGAACCCAGGAAGAGCTGACCCACTCTGGCATAGTCAGGTGTGTTGCTATGGGTGGTTCTGTTGGAAACTACATCCACTTGGCTTCCCTGCCTGGTGGGCTTTCTTCTGCCAGCACGCTGCCCAAGTGCATGTGTATAAAATGCACTGCGCAGAATGCaagtttctttctgaactgGGACTCTCTTGTCCTGTCCTCACTCTGCTCACATGCTCATTTTCTGCTTGTGCTAGAActtgaaaatttctttttagttgAAGTCTGCATGTTTCTTCTAGTTATGGTAAGATAATTTAGTGTTACtagtttttcataaaaaaattaatagcaatAAAATCTTGCCTGGGTGAGGATTTTCCTTGTGTTGAAGTAGTTGTGCACTGGCAGATACCTAGTTTTATTGCACAATGTAAtgcattttaacaaaacagttCTATCATTTATTATCCCTTTTCCTCTCACTGATAAGATGGACCTTTCAGATTGGGAGTGACTGAAGTTTCTTTGAGCTTAAACTTCATGGAGTGtataaactgaaaaacaaaagacagagcACATAGGCAGGCTTGAGCTTATGTGGCATTACCTGAGGTAATCTTTAATAGGTTTATATGCAGGAGAAGACACATTTCTTTATTGTTAGAAGACTCTTTCTCTGCTGAGTTTTCCTTGTTTCCTCTGTTTGAAAACAGTACTGTGCCAACTGGCAAAAAATCAACTCTGTACAATCCATCTGTGTTTTTGCAAGCACTCGTGGTCAGATGCCTAATAAAATTAAGGGTAATTGGCTTTATATGTTATGATGTATAACCTTACTTTTGGGTTTAGTTCAAGGCTGTCTCAAAGACCTACAGATTCATTCTAATATAATAAGCagtttattattgttttcttaaaacagcacaaaaatacaAGACTAAGTGCTTCGGGTGGACTGTagtttattgtttcttttgaagCAATAAGCTGTCCAGACTGTGTGTAATAAAGTGTAGTTGCAGAACCTGAAAGTTCTGGAGTATAAAAAAGAATACGTTGGTCTCTTCAGAGCTCCAGAGAGGAACATCCCATGTGGTCACTTGTTTGTGCTCCTCGTCTTCCTTCCCAGGGAATTTCTGTTTGGCCAGTTCGCCAAGTTTTGATCAGAATCTTAACTACTGTCATACCgcttattaattttctttcctgtgttacAGGCTGTGCTGTTTCTTTATATTAACTATCAAAGCTGTGTGATGGTTGCTGTCTTGAGCACCCTTTTAAGAGTTGCCACATAACACGTGTGGGTGTTATGTTGCTTCTAGATGCACCAGGCTATGGCCCTGCAACCTGTTACTCATTCCAGAGGATCTCTCTGTCTGAGAGCACTCgttccaccaccaccacacccaATTCCCTAATCTTATTTTAGAGTTTGCAGCTTCAGGCTCAGAGAACTGAAATCACTGGCTATCACAGGATGGACCACAAGGTGCTTCATTAGTGAGCAGAAACAAAGTTGTTCTGTGGGATGCTGCATTTCAGGGATTGTCTCTACAGCTATTTAATCTCTTAAGGCATGTCTTCAACAGATGAATTCCCCTGTTTGAATGCAGCTGTGGGAGCTGCTATTAGAAGTTCAGGATGTATTAAGATGTAATCAGGAATGTAGTTCTAGCTGTAAAACTGGCAGgtcctgtttcctttttacaagattaaatttgctttttcattggGCCTTAATTTACAGTGGCAAAAATAGGGATCTGTAATTTGCTTACTAGTGCTTTAATCTTTCAGAGGTCTCTTCAAACGTTTCTAAAAATGACTGACTGCAAAAATCTTGAGCAGCTGGGAATTTActgactgttttctttttcctccaccaCTAAATTGTTGCTAACAAGATGTGCTTCAgtaacattttgaaagcaatAGTGCAGtgtctttgaaaacagatttctgaaacTTCGTATTTTGCTTACTACTGCTCTTGCTCaaagtgtttggggttttgaaGAAGgaaggtttattttgttttatttcatttttcactaatgGTAAAGACATTTAGCTAGTTTCTGGTATTCTGGCAATGGAAAACTGCATCTAACCGCTTATGTGCTCTGCCAAGGATTTACAGGCTTTGCTACTTAAACTGAGTCTTCAGCAAATAGCCACCACAGAAGGGAGATgttgaagaacagaaataaactgtGCTGTGAAGAATAAGAAAGAACTGAATGTTACTCTGAAGACTGGTCTGGAATTCTGTGTAaattctgtttggtttggtttgttctAAATACAGGTGTGAAGCACAAATCCTTTTTAACAGCCGAAGATTGCTTTGAGCTGGGAAAGATAGCTTACACTGAAGCTGACTACTACCACACCGAGCTGTGGATGGAACAAGCTCTGAAACAGTTGGATGAGGGAGAAGTGTCTTCTGCAGATAAAGTCTACATTCTGGACTACCTGAGTTACGCTGTCTATCAGCAGGGGGATCTGGGCAAAGCCATGATGCTCACCAAACGCCTTCTGGAACTGGGTATGTGAAAGAGATCTGCAGCTCACCATGATCTAGCTCTGTGTTCAAGCAGCTGCTAGCTATGGATTTGTACTGAGGAGTGCAGTCTTGCCAGTATTCTGACTTGTGTATgggtttttaaaatggattattACTGATACTACCATTAACATCTTGATGTAtagttttcagtaaaataaggCTTGTATGACCATAAACCATATTTTGCTACCATATTTTTAGGTGGACAGTTATAGTCTCAACTACCATGTCAGAAAGCGTCATGGTTAAGGACTACTCCTTTCTATTGAAGTATTTTCTGCCTCCTGTCACTATTGGCTTCTAACCACTTACCCGTCTTAGTCATTACTGCCTGAAATTTGGTTCTCTTACTATATCTTTCCTGTGTTGAGATTACTTCCCCTTAGGTACAggcaagaacaaaattaatgaaattgaAACTAAATTGATGATACCAAAATCTCTGCAGATTACTTAAATGCAAATTAAGCATACTTGAGatgaaaaacttggaaaaataagaaaagagaatgCAATACAGCAAGCTAAGATGCTGTCCattttatgaaatatgaaaagtaTTTATGCTTCTGTAAATATTCCGCTGATTGACTGTGTAAAGGATGCCATGGGAAGTTCAGAACTAAACCTAATACAGCAAAGGCTAGTGAGAACCATTTATTAATGAAGTGAAGCAAATTTGGTAAGTTTAGTGATTGTTAAAAGCTTTGTCACCAGAAATCTTAATTCCCATCAGGAAGTTTTTAGGTTTAAAGGGAGGCAtgctgtcccagctctctccctgTCGCATTCCCGTTCCCTTGTCTCTCGCTCTTTGGTGAGATTAGCTGGAATGGCCAAACCCTTTTTCTTAGTGCTTGGACCCCTGTGCCTACTGAGGATCCTGGCCTCACAGTAAGCAGTTTCTTAGCTGTGAATGAGTTGAGCTTAGCTCTGAAAGCTCATTGTGCATTTTCCTGCAGATGAGTAAGGATATTCATGCTGCAGGCTAGCATCACTTCCAGCTTAGCTCGGAGTTTTAGCTGTCCTGTGAATGCTCTCAAACTGGAGTAGATGTTTCTAATTTCTATTTGAGAAGCAGTAGTgtgcatctgttttcttcttctttttgtaaATAGCCTCTTCTGGATACTTATTCACAAGTTGGAAACTTGCCAGTGACACTTGTCTGTTTCTTTGTCAATAGATCCTGAACATCAAAGAGCAAATGGGAACATGAAGTATTTTGAATATATCATggctaaagaaaaagaagcaaataagtCCAGTACAGATTCAGAAGACCAGATGGAGAAGGAAACTGAGGTTAAGAAAAAGGATTACCTTCCTGAGAGAAGGAAGTACGAAATGCTGTGCCGTGGGGAGGGTCTCAAAATGGTAAAGTGGAGCAGACTGTTTTCAAATGTATGAAACCAACCGTAACAAAACAGTGTCAAGAATTTGTATGTGGTGTGAAAGCAAGGAAGTTGTTATAGGAGTTGGCTAAGTGTGTAGAACTGAGGATTAGTGTGTGTTGGGTTTCTTCCCTGCTTCATTCTGTAGACAAAAGTAGACAAAAAGTAATACTGCTGCAGGCACTGCTGACTAACTTGGATGCACTACATAATTGTAATTAATTGAATAAGGATGCTGGAAGTCTGCATTTGCGTACGGAATTGAATGAGGGTGGTTTTTTagtgataaaataatttttaataggaCTGTGTAAAGTACTGCTTGTTGCAGTATTACACAGTAATACTAATGTGCTGAAAGTACTAATTGCTCAAACTTAAAGCATCTCTTTAACTTGTAACATAACATTAAGGTAGGGAAAGTGAATAGTTCCTGTCTCTTGTTCTCAGGACATCTTCTGTTTCTTAGAGATATTAATGTCATATGGAAGTTCTCTGATTATCTCTTGCTCCACCTTGCTTTCAGACTCCTCGGAGACAAAAAAGACTCTTCTGCCGCTACTACGATGGAAACAGGAATCCTAGATACATTCTGGGCCCTGTCAAACAGGAAGATGAGTGGGACAAACCTCGCATTGTTCGCTTCCTTGACATCATCTCTGATGAAGAGATCGAAACTGTGAAAGAACTAGCAAAGCCAAGGGTAAATGCCTTAACGCTTCTTTGCCTTTTGGAATCTTAAAGTTCTGTGTGAGTGCATGTGATTCTGTCTCCTCTTGAATGCAGATGTGTGTGCAGTGTGCTCACACGTTGCTTTCTCACCTTGTAGCTCTTGGTGACACACTCTTTGAAGGAGACAGTGGGGAAGCTGGAAATTCTGTGTAATTAAGAGAGCCAGGTAACAGCAGTGCAGGATTGTCAGCCTCTTCCAGCAGACGCAATTTCAGCACATACTGTTTCAGATAAGGAGGAGAATGTCctacagcagaaaacaaacgTACTGCAGCTAGGTTGCCTTGAAGTATATCTGTCATctagtttttgtttggttttctgttttttgttttattcttttttaagtCTGTATTTGCCAAAGTTGCGACATAGAGAAGAGCGCTGTCTAGGGAAAAGCAGGCATTCCTCTGGTCCTGGAATG from Ciconia boyciana chromosome 8, ASM3463844v1, whole genome shotgun sequence harbors:
- the P4HA1 gene encoding prolyl 4-hydroxylase subunit alpha-1 isoform X2: MAFNEIWYTVALGLLLPFSYAHTDFFTSIGHMTDLINTEKDLVVSLKDYIKAEESKLEQIKKWAEKLDQLTDTATKDPEGFLGHPVNAFKLMKRLNTEWGELESLVLKDMSDGFISNMTIQRQFFPNDEDQTGAAKALLRLQDTYNLDTDTLSRGNLPGVKHKSFLTAEDCFELGKIAYTEADYYHTELWMEQALKQLDEGEVSSADKVYILDYLSYAVYQQGDLGKAMMLTKRLLELDPEHQRANGNMKYFEYIMAKEKEANKSSTDSEDQMEKETEVKKKDYLPERRKYEMLCRGEGLKMTPRRQKRLFCRYYDGNRNPRYILGPVKQEDEWDKPRIVRFLDIISDEEIETVKELAKPRLSRATVHDPETGKLTTAHYRVSKSAWLSGYESPVVSRINTRIQDLTGLDVSTAEELQVANYGVGGQYEPHFDFGRKDEPDAFKELGTGNRIATWLFYMSDVSAGGATVFPEVGASVWPKKGTAVFWYNLFPSGEGDYSTRHAACPVLVGNKWVSNKWLHERGQEFRRPCTLSELE
- the P4HA1 gene encoding prolyl 4-hydroxylase subunit alpha-1 isoform X4, translated to MAFNEIWYTVALGLLLPFSYAHTDFFTSIGHMTDLINTEKDLVVSLKDYIKAEESKLEQIKKWAEKLDQLTDTATKDPEGFLGHPVNAFKLMKRLNTEWGELESLVLKDMSDGFISNMTIQRQFFPNDEDQTGAAKALLRLQDTYNLDTDTLSRGNLPGVKHKSFLTAEDCFELGKIAYTEADYYHTELWMEQALKQLDEGEVSSADKVYILDYLSYAVYQQGDLGKAMMLTKRLLELDPEHQRANGNMKYFEYIMAKEKEANKSSTDSEDQMEKETEVKKKDYLPERRKYEMLCRGEGLKMTPRRQKRLFCRYYDGNRNPRYILGPVKQEDEWDKPRIVRFLDIISDEEIETVKELAKPRLSRATVHDPETGKLTTAHYRVSKSAWLSGYESPVVSRINTRIQDLTGLDVSTAEELQVANYGVGGQYEPHFDFARASKDMEER
- the P4HA1 gene encoding prolyl 4-hydroxylase subunit alpha-1 isoform X3, producing MAFNEIWYTVALGLLLPFSYAHTDFFTSIGHMTDLINTEKDLVVSLKDYIKAEESKLEQIKKWAEKLDQLTDTATKDPEGFLGHPVNAFKLMKRLNTEWGELESLVLKDMSDGFISNMTIQRQFFPNDEDQTGAAKALLRLQDTYNLDTDTLSRGNLPGVKHKSFLTAEDCFELGKIAYTEADYYHTELWMEQALKQLDEGEVSSADKVYILDYLSYAVYQQGDLGKAMMLTKRLLELDPEHQRANGNMKYFEYIMAKEKEANKSSTDSEDQMEKETEVKKKDYLPERRKYEMLCRGEGLKMTPRRQKRLFCRYYDGNRNPRYILGPVKQEDEWDKPRIVRFLDIISDEEIETVKELAKPRLRRATISNPITGALETAHYRISKSAWLSGYESPVVSRINTRIQDLTGLDVSTAEELQVANYGVGGQYEPHFDFARASKDMEER
- the P4HA1 gene encoding prolyl 4-hydroxylase subunit alpha-1 isoform X1; the protein is MAFNEIWYTVALGLLLPFSYAHTDFFTSIGHMTDLINTEKDLVVSLKDYIKAEESKLEQIKKWAEKLDQLTDTATKDPEGFLGHPVNAFKLMKRLNTEWGELESLVLKDMSDGFISNMTIQRQFFPNDEDQTGAAKALLRLQDTYNLDTDTLSRGNLPGVKHKSFLTAEDCFELGKIAYTEADYYHTELWMEQALKQLDEGEVSSADKVYILDYLSYAVYQQGDLGKAMMLTKRLLELDPEHQRANGNMKYFEYIMAKEKEANKSSTDSEDQMEKETEVKKKDYLPERRKYEMLCRGEGLKMTPRRQKRLFCRYYDGNRNPRYILGPVKQEDEWDKPRIVRFLDIISDEEIETVKELAKPRLRRATISNPITGALETAHYRISKSAWLSGYESPVVSRINTRIQDLTGLDVSTAEELQVANYGVGGQYEPHFDFGRKDEPDAFKELGTGNRIATWLFYMSDVSAGGATVFPEVGASVWPKKGTAVFWYNLFPSGEGDYSTRHAACPVLVGNKWVSNKWLHERGQEFRRPCTLSELE